The proteins below are encoded in one region of Campylobacter helveticus:
- a CDS encoding AtpZ/AtpI family protein — protein sequence MSKRKVFIRKGLEAADGLSLGISMVVAVLLGVGLGFLLKNITPWLFWVGVFIGVAAAILNVYKAYKAQMKSYEEFEKRDTLVKESLKKDDNG from the coding sequence ATGAGTAAGAGAAAAGTTTTTATTCGCAAAGGTTTAGAGGCAGCTGATGGATTGAGTCTTGGCATTTCTATGGTTGTAGCTGTTTTGCTTGGTGTGGGGCTTGGCTTTTTGCTTAAAAATATCACGCCTTGGCTTTTTTGGGTGGGTGTTTTTATAGGCGTTGCGGCGGCGATTTTAAATGTCTATAAGGCTTATAAGGCACAAATGAAAAGTTATGAGGAATTTGAAAAACGCGATACTCTTGTAAAAGAAAGTCTTAAAAAGGACGATAATGGATAA
- a CDS encoding MFS transporter, whose protein sequence is MSSAKRIIKSMTALFVGMAFLFAGNALIISSIGVILKDNGVSSFAVGVVSSCFFIGAMCGTIFSQKIISRIGHIRSFGLFGAIFGISAMLHSLSDNLIFWAFLRFLIGICYYSLLMIIESWLNEKAKNAVRSRILAFYELVFYLSFGVGILIIAFDLDPHAVFIVSAALILFSSLPLNLIRIKEPLLPKVSEISIPKVFDIAPLAIMTSFIAGLLINGFFSMASLFILLQDYGAKAVSYFMFCAIMGGFIAQMFIGVVSDKMGRKIAIMFCASVGFITMLCYAFFKPHLYLQYILALFLGMGIFCLYALALARANDMLEDKSRAVELGRGVLFCYSLGSLLSPLALGVLMEYYGAGGFVWFYIILLGLLILFAINKPNILNKKFKKNLGNAVIFND, encoded by the coding sequence ATGAGTAGTGCAAAAAGAATTATTAAATCAATGACGGCTTTATTTGTCGGTATGGCATTTTTGTTTGCTGGAAACGCCTTAATCATAAGTTCCATAGGGGTTATTTTAAAAGATAATGGCGTAAGTTCTTTTGCTGTCGGCGTAGTAAGTTCGTGTTTTTTTATAGGGGCGATGTGCGGGACGATTTTTTCACAAAAAATTATTTCTCGTATAGGACATATCCGCTCTTTTGGGCTTTTTGGGGCTATTTTTGGAATTTCTGCTATGCTTCATAGCTTGAGTGATAATTTGATATTTTGGGCTTTTTTGCGTTTTTTGATAGGAATTTGTTATTATAGTTTGTTGATGATTATAGAATCATGGCTAAATGAAAAGGCTAAAAATGCCGTTCGCTCACGCATTTTAGCCTTTTATGAGCTTGTTTTTTATCTTTCTTTTGGAGTGGGGATTTTAATCATCGCGTTTGATTTAGACCCTCACGCTGTTTTTATTGTTTCGGCGGCGTTAATTTTATTTTCTTCTTTACCACTTAATTTAATTAGAATCAAAGAGCCACTTTTACCAAAAGTCAGTGAAATTTCTATCCCTAAGGTTTTTGACATTGCGCCTTTAGCTATTATGACGAGTTTTATCGCTGGGCTTTTAATCAACGGCTTTTTTTCTATGGCTTCTTTATTTATACTTTTGCAAGATTACGGTGCTAAGGCTGTTTCTTATTTTATGTTTTGTGCGATAATGGGTGGTTTTATCGCACAAATGTTTATCGGTGTGGTGAGTGATAAAATGGGGCGTAAAATCGCTATTATGTTTTGTGCTAGTGTGGGTTTTATAACGATGCTTTGTTATGCGTTTTTTAAACCACATCTTTATTTACAATACATTCTTGCACTTTTTTTAGGAATGGGAATTTTTTGTCTTTATGCTTTAGCCTTAGCGAGAGCGAACGATATGTTAGAGGATAAAAGTAGGGCGGTGGAGCTTGGTAGGGGTGTGCTTTTTTGCTATTCCTTAGGCTCATTGCTTTCTCCCCTTGCTTTGGGCGTTTTGATGGAGTATTATGGAGCTGGGGGTTTTGTGTGGTTTTATATTATTTTGCTTGGTTTGTTAATTCTTTTTGCGATTAATAAGCCAAATATTTTAAATAAAAAATTTAAGAAAAATCTTGGAAATGCGGTGATTTTTAATGATTAA